CTTCcagattttcaatataaatttgttttataggcATTAACATTGTTCAGATTAATTAGCCCAGTGTTTATTACCTATACTATGTGTCTTTTTCCCTTTTTTGGGGATTAAGATTTCAGTACTACTGGATTTTTTTCCAGGCTTGGTCTGGAAAGAGGGAACTCGGCTGAAGAAGCTTTAGACATCATAACAGATCTCCTTGAGAAATATGGCCAGGGTGGTCCATGTTCAGAGTTTGATGATAGCCACTTCTACCACAATTCTTTCCTCATAGCAGATTCAAAGGAAGCCTGGGTACTGGAGACAAGTGGAAAGCTATGGGCTGCAGAGAAAATTAATCAAGGATACAGAAACATCTCCAATGGTCTGACAATCAAGACCAAAATTGATAAACATTCAGAAAACTTGTTTGACATTGCTGAAAAAATGAAGTATTGGGATGGAAAAGTATGATCACAGAAATAAGTGATTTtataccatttttttataattaataactacaaACACAGTACTATGGTTAACTGTTAAATACAAGAAACTCCCTTTTGAATTcatcattatataatttgttgcttagtttaataaatatacaatttattttataaatacagtacCAAACAATGTAGATTTTTTAGGGAAAAATGGATTTTACTTCTGCATTTTCCTCTGGCGGTGATGAGATGCGACAAGCAGAGGGCGAAAGGTTGCTGGGTGCATTATCCTCAGGAAAAGTCTTTGACATAAAGGCTATGATGAACATCTTAAGGCACAAGGACAGTTGTATATGCCGAGGAGTTGACGACACTTTTCCAACACAAGGCAGTCAGGTGCGTTGAGCAATCATCACAATTTAATTCTGTTGCTAAGTTAACattcgttttattaaattggcttaaaaattaatacgcgTTTAGGTGTCATCTTTATCTGCTTCGGGTGTTAGCGTACACTGGTTCACGGCCACACCTGACCCGAGTGTATCGTATTTCAAGCCGTTTATCTTTACGCCAAATGCTATGGCTTCCACTTACACCGTCAGTCCAAATGAGGTAATTGTTCAATTGCATGGTTATCAGACTGGCCGTAAtctatt
Above is a genomic segment from Pieris rapae chromosome Z, ilPieRapa1.1, whole genome shotgun sequence containing:
- the LOC110995592 gene encoding secernin-3; the protein is MDYPRSCDTFVILPPLTKDNVVIFGKNSDRPQNEVQEVILVKNRVRESKLKCTYITIDESPNEINDVMLSKPAWMWGAEMGANNKNVVIGNEAVWTNNNEGDGDARQKRLLGMDLVRLGLERGNSAEEALDIITDLLEKYGQGGPCSEFDDSHFYHNSFLIADSKEAWVLETSGKLWAAEKINQGYRNISNGLTIKTKIDKHSENLFDIAEKMKYWDGKGKMDFTSAFSSGGDEMRQAEGERLLGALSSGKVFDIKAMMNILRHKDSCICRGVDDTFPTQGSQVSSLSASGVSVHWFTATPDPSVSYFKPFIFTPNAMASTYTVSPNEEKREHYLYSLHSKYVLRTNNEKITEILKGVEDECLREIKSLIQKHTSDENSEIDELFKKCVETEVKLYG